TCTATGAAGAACTTCCATGGCTTCCTTCAACTTCCCACTGTCACAGAGCGTACGcaagattatattataagtAATAACATCAGGAGAAATACTCATTCGATCCAAAAGTTTCAAAGCATTGTCAATTTCACCAGATTTACAGTAACCACTAATAAGAACATTGTAAGTTATCACATCAGGAACAGCCCCAGAATCCTCCAAAATTTCCATAACTCGAGCAGCCTTCCTAGTTTTTCCAGTTTTACACAAACCACGAATCAAACTAGTACACACAATTGCATCAGGAATATCACCACGATAAACCATACCCTCTATGAATTTAAACCCTTCTTCCAATTCCCCATTTCTTACCAGTCGACGAAGATGATTATTGTTCTCAAATTCCTCAAAACTCTGCGAATGATtcgaagaaaatgatgaagaacTGGAGCCATTCAAATGGGTATGAAGATTTTTCTCCCCCTGTTGCGAAGGATTCTTCAGAACCGCACGAACAAAGGATTCTTCAGAACAATCAGAAGGAATAACAAGAAATCGAGGTTTCCCCTTTCCTCCCACAAAAAAACTTACAGAATTGATCTCCGGAGTAGCCCTTCTCTCGGCCCTAACTTTACGGCCGCGATTTTTGGTGCTGCGACGCTGAAACAAACAGAATCCATCCGTGTAATGCTTCGCATGTAACGTTATATCCATACTCCTCCTTCAATTTGGAAGGAAACAAAAGGGTTTTGATCCTTAGAGATCCACTTTAATCGACtgtgaagaaattgaagaagtgGAGGGCGATGGGGCCTTGTTTTTTCAGTGTATGAAAGGGCAGCGATTGGGGGTTCtgcaaaaagagagaatcagAGAAGGGGAAACTTACAGAGAGTGTAAAAATTGATGAGGGAAAAATGGAGGTGGGAGAGTGGGGAGGCGGCGTGTTTGCTTATCCAGTTTCTGGCCCTGTCCTCGTCCaggaaaataattatgacGCAAGCAcgatgataaaaaaaaacaaaaatcacctatcaaattaattattaagtcCAATCTTCaatcacatttttattatatatattttacatcTAACTCCGTATGTTCTCTGTGTTCATTTAAATCAAATGTGTTTTTGTGCGATCCGAACATCAAGAGATAGGGATTATGAGATTTATTTCTAAGAGCATcaccatgttaggaattacgGATCTCCACATGATAcaatattatctactttgagcataaactctcgtgactttgctttggacttccccaaaaggcctcattccTCCCTAATAAACcagtgactttgctttggacttccccaaaaggcctcattccTCCCTAATAAACCAATGAATTAACCTAAGTctgactcactcccaataatcctcaacaagaGCTTGCCAACGAATGAGatgaaaataagaatagaATCCCTAACTAATCTTCAAATTTAACGATACCCAGAGTTCAATAAATCCCAGTTCATGCCAATATAGTACTCTAATCCTTACCAACCTCAGGATCATCAAAGACACCCTTCACATCATCGTCTTCGAAAAGTTTgacataaacataatttttcttGAACTATTCATCCTCTCTGACCTGTTCGACGGTAATACGCTACACAGACAAAAAGAGAAACTTATAAGAAAGAACTAGTACCCAAAATAACGAGATTGATAGCAACAGGACATATAAGGTTGAGAAACGATAAATCTTAGTGCACTATTGAAATGAGCGTGTTATCAGTTCATGAGGTATTAGTGAAAACAGGGCTATCATGAGTTACTAATAGATCTCTTTCCTTGAGCAATAATGTGGTATGAAACTTAAAGGACATTCTAGCTTTGCGGTACTGAAACTTGCAAGAGCATTTATAGAACTAAATAATCATAATGTCTGCTACATCTATTGGCTCAAATggaaatataacataaaaacaTTAAGGTCCTGGTAATTTGTTCCATCATTCAGatattggaagaagaaatgttacccattttttttaatgaagtaGCTGAAATGCATAGCAGATACAatggactttttcttttttctcgtACTTGGACAGTAAAGTAAAGGCATAGCGAATGCTTCGTATAGAGTGTTGTGTGCCGGAAGtggaacaaatgtactcacaacaccaatgaacggaattacacaaagagacaccagcatatttacgtggttcggagagaagaagttcccctacatccacgggtagcaaccaatcactaCTAAACCCAGGTGTTACAAGTGAATGACTCACTATCACACTACAAAGTCTCTCACCAATATGTCACTCAACAAATACAATGCGACTCCCAAAGCTCTCCCAAATCCTGATATATAACTAAACCCTAGTATgactaaatctaattcaaataacgaaatcaaatctaatccaaaaaccaaatcaaatataattcaaataaccaaatcaaatcaaaacttatgacaatttacaacatAGAGCACGTCATGTTCGGCAATGTATACTTACAGTTGAAGGATTGGGGTCAAATATTCTTTGGATCAAGGATTTTGCCCCCACAGGGAACCAAGATGGACATGGAAAGTCAGCTCTCTCAATCTGTTGAAGGGAAATGACAATATTACTCGATCATTCAAGTGCACATCATTTCAAGTTAACCTAAAAGAGTCTATGAAAGCCTCTCATATCCAAATTAAATCCAACCAAAACAGACATGACAATACATTGTCTTACAGCTTAACCCTTGTGATTGAGCACCTACATGAGAAATGAAGTGATTAAGAATCGAACCAAAAGGCAAGCTTATAAATGTCATCATCaacttataaaaattttggtttaacAAGCTTTTAAGATACAACCATAAATACCTCTGGTGCTATTCTCAGGCtgctcaaagaaaaaaagaaaacgatcagattcttgttcttttcttttccacatCTCAGCAAGAATATTTTCTCCACGGGCTCAGCCAATAAACCTTTAAATCTCTGTGGTATACTCCCTTGCTGTGGCAATAATCTACACCATCAATTAGCTGTTGGAAGTACTTCCTGGTTTCAGCTTCACTAAGCCTGGATTATGTAATggctcagatccaccgctagcagatattgtcctctttgggctttttgtttcgggcttcccctcaaggctttaaaacgcgtttactaggggaaggtttccatacccttataaatgatgatttgttctccatcacaatccaccccccttcggagcccagcgtcctcgctggcactctttccttcctccaatcgatgtgggatcgcccccaaatccaccccccccttggggcccagcgtccttactggcacatcgcctcgtgtctacccccttcggtgaacagcgagaaggctggcacatcgtccggtgtctagctctgataccatttgtaacggccagatccaccgctagcagatattgtcctctttgggctttccctttcaggctttccctcaaggttttaaaacgcgtctactagggaaaggtctccatatccttataatggtgatttgttctcctccacaaccaacgtgggacatcacaaattACATCATGAACTATTGGGATATAAAATAAGCAATAGTTTCAAAACTTCAAGCAACGCATCTTCCTTAAGCAATGCTCTTTATTTGAATTACTCACTATTTTGTCAAACAATTCACCACCAGTAATGTACTCCAAGATTATATAAATCTTAGTACGGCTTGCAAGAACCTACAAGCCAAAATGGATACTGTATCCAGtgttaaacaagaaaaaggaagttCAAACCCAAGCTCTTGACAAGAggctaaaaataataattgagaatATATCCTTCAGAAAATTAATCCATGCCTCGTGAAGACGAACAACGTAAGGGTGCCTCACAAGCTTCATGATAGAAATCTCCTTCTTTATCTGCAGAATATTAGTAACAGTTAATGGAAGAAACGCTAGTAACATCACAGgatcaaatattgaaaaagcTTTGGATTGCATTCCAATAAGATTATAAGAACTATAAAGTTAATCAGTAGAAGATTGTGGATCGagcttaaaataaatgaagaacattGGTAGGACAACTTGTAACGCAAACATTCAGAAGCTTATGATATAAAAATGTCTAGCTCAATCAAACATACATCAAAATACCTGCCAGTTACCTTGTTTTTCAAAGATAGCATCCGtgtatgaatttttttcttacgaCTGTTGCATCACCGACCAATTATTTACACTACTCAGGAGAAAAGAGTACAAAAGCTACAGATGGATAGAGTTTGTACCAAGAACAGTAAGATTCCCCATCCGATAATATTTGCAGCTTTAATCAAACAGTATAAAGCAGGCAAATAATTTCTCTACACtcaaacttcatttttctcctcttcattccctaaattggcccacgtgggactttcatccaacacctcccctcgaacaaaatacgtctacccttaatcgaggcttgactccttttcttttggagtcttagtcattttttactatgccttcgagactcacaatactttgttcgacatttgaggattctattgatatggctaagtttagggcatagctctaatactatgttagatgaacatgactctccacaatggtatgatattgttcactttgagcataaactttcatggctttgctttgggcttccccaaaaggcctcataccaatggagatagtattctttgattataaacctatgaccattccctaaattagccgacgtgggactttcatccaacagcTTATAAATGAAGCTCAAGCTCAGTTGAATATTTTAACTCAATTGATATCATTAGCATTCACTGTGATACTATGTATCATTTAATTCAACAGTCGAAATCATTGAAGCATGTAATCAC
The nucleotide sequence above comes from Cucurbita pepo subsp. pepo cultivar mu-cu-16 chromosome LG11, ASM280686v2, whole genome shotgun sequence. Encoded proteins:
- the LOC111805784 gene encoding CBL-interacting serine/threonine-protein kinase 8-like isoform X1, with amino-acid sequence MVVRKIGIYEVGRTIGEGTFAKVKFAQNTETGESVAMKILDRSTIIKLKMVDQIKKEISIMKLVRHPYVVRLHEVLASRTKIYIILEYITGGELFDKIVSNSNKEHCLRKMRCLKF